In a single window of the Danio aesculapii chromosome 20, fDanAes4.1, whole genome shotgun sequence genome:
- the LOC130247441 gene encoding uncharacterized protein LOC130247441 yields MSLACLSLSAGEASMEALELELEAVESQIRLLETKREGIRALLLTRTRSSEVSVRYNDNLPVSSTPCASLSRPSAPRTRFTQASFTPTPGYHGPWVQPRKVLTRSRGRTSPPPVFEIPTENRFAPLRETGRDVAIIGDSIVRHVRSTSSKGNKVRTFCFPGARVKNISAQIPTILSAAESLGAVVLHVGTNDTGLRQTEILKKDFRSLIETVRRTSPATQIIVSGPLPTYRRGNERFSRLFALNEWLLTWCEEQKLLFANNWNLFWERPRLFRADGLHPSRAGAELLSDNITRILRSI; encoded by the coding sequence atgtcgcttgcgtgtctgtccttgagtgcaggagaggcatcgatggaggcgctggagctggagctggaagcggtggagtcccagattcgcttgctggagacgaagcgagagggcatcagagctctgctcttaacccgtactcgctcgtctgaggtaagtgttcgatacaacgacaatctccctgtttcctcaaccccgtgtgcttctctgtccaggcccagcgcaccgaggacgcggttcacCCAGGCAtcgttcacgccgactcccggctaccacggcccctgggtgcagccgcgtaaggtgcttaccaggtcccggggcagaacgtctcctcctccggtgttcgagatccccacggagaaccgcttcgcccctctccgcgagacaggtcgcgatgttgccatcattggcgactcaatcgtgcgccacgtccgctccacttcctccaaaggtaacaaagtacgcactttctgcttccctggtgcccgagttaagaatatttctgcacagatacctactatcctgagcgctgccgagagcctcggtgccgttgtcctccacgtggggacgaacgacaccgggctccggcagacggagatcctgaagaaggacttcaggagcctgatcgagacggttcgacgcacctcgcccgccacgcagatcatcgtttctggaccgcttcctacctaccgccgaggaaatgaaaggttcagtagactttttgctctgaatgaatggctattaacatggtgtgaagaacagaaattgctctttgccaataactggaatcttttctgggagcgtcctaggcttttccgcgctgacgggctgcaccccagtcgagctggagctgaactcctgtcggacaacatcaccagaatacttcgctctatctga